From Longimicrobium sp., a single genomic window includes:
- a CDS encoding NACHT domain-containing protein, whose translation MPDFETVKSIASVATPFTNAIVETWLKPALIKLLAKYRTDRELIQNSFASKFQDYLDRAYERHSYLNVLVFQNQRKLLEELYIPMRIQRDRMREAYLIDDYPPELLERHSRVLIRDTAGMGKSTMLKFLFLATVRRNIGIPVFVELRKLSSQVDLIEFVITELSPVGETVDRNFVIELLTRGHFIFFLDGYDEVPLAEREPVTHSLQQFIAKLPDNFFVMASRPEAALATFSDFVGFDVLPLLREEAFALIRKYDTSGEISSRLIAALQEPHLESVSDFLENPLLVSLLFKSYEYKPRIPFKKHIFYRQVFDALFETHDLTKPGAFIREKHSGLDIEEFHRVLRSFSFLTVKLRKVAYSRDEIVRVLTEAAKYSQGIKFRSSDFLQDLLTTVPLFVRDGSEYRWSHKSLQEYFAACFICLDAKEREGEILRKMISDDSGRYLTVLDLCYDLDFPSFRANIIYPLAKQFVSHINSVYCGEYGSVSYNAIAIRKTMTFHRSIVFGPHDILKASVEEISSRSGVPLPPKYQPLYGSELSKKVFVFSYGSHSEAELFDLLRTKGNEIFCAYDWTSEEDVSAVMAVEPVVRGIGKPVLLTDDPIAPFNSPELFSHVNTLIRGLDVGIWFDPLACQNIVFEFESEGSLEDSNIDLLSGL comes from the coding sequence ATGCCCGACTTCGAAACCGTCAAGAGTATCGCGTCCGTGGCTACCCCGTTTACGAATGCGATAGTAGAAACGTGGCTCAAGCCGGCACTAATCAAATTGCTCGCGAAGTATCGTACTGACCGAGAATTGATCCAGAATAGCTTTGCCTCGAAGTTTCAAGACTACTTGGATCGCGCCTACGAGCGTCACTCTTATCTTAATGTCTTAGTGTTTCAGAATCAGCGAAAGCTTTTGGAGGAGTTGTACATTCCGATGCGGATTCAACGGGATCGTATGCGGGAAGCGTATCTAATTGATGACTACCCGCCGGAACTGCTTGAGCGACATTCACGAGTGCTTATCCGGGATACCGCTGGCATGGGTAAGTCTACGATGCTGAAGTTTTTGTTCCTTGCGACAGTCCGGAGGAATATAGGAATACCTGTTTTTGTTGAACTACGGAAACTTTCCAGCCAGGTGGATTTGATCGAGTTTGTTATTACCGAACTCTCTCCAGTCGGCGAGACTGTTGATCGGAATTTTGTCATCGAGCTACTTACTCGCGGCCATTTTATTTTCTTTTTAGATGGGTATGATGAGGTGCCGCTTGCGGAGCGTGAGCCTGTAACACATAGTCTTCAGCAGTTTATTGCGAAACTGCCTGATAACTTCTTTGTAATGGCGTCGAGACCAGAAGCTGCGCTCGCTACCTTCTCCGATTTTGTTGGATTTGATGTACTTCCCTTATTGCGAGAAGAGGCATTCGCATTAATTCGCAAGTATGATACTTCAGGTGAGATCTCGTCGCGACTAATTGCGGCGTTGCAAGAACCTCATCTCGAGTCTGTTAGTGATTTTTTGGAAAACCCTCTCCTTGTCTCGTTACTGTTTAAATCATACGAGTATAAACCTCGTATTCCGTTTAAGAAACATATTTTCTATCGCCAAGTATTTGATGCCCTATTCGAAACACACGATCTTACGAAGCCCGGTGCCTTCATTCGAGAAAAGCACTCAGGTTTAGACATAGAGGAGTTTCACCGTGTTCTTAGATCGTTTTCGTTCTTAACTGTTAAGTTACGGAAAGTGGCGTACTCTCGTGACGAGATAGTTCGAGTGTTAACCGAAGCGGCGAAGTATTCGCAGGGAATTAAATTCCGTAGCTCGGATTTCCTGCAGGATCTCCTTACGACCGTTCCTTTGTTCGTGAGAGATGGGAGCGAATATCGGTGGTCGCACAAATCGCTCCAGGAGTATTTCGCAGCCTGCTTTATTTGCTTGGATGCAAAAGAAAGGGAAGGAGAGATATTGCGTAAGATGATTTCTGACGATAGTGGGAGATATCTGACCGTGTTGGACCTATGCTATGATTTAGATTTTCCGTCGTTTAGGGCGAACATTATTTATCCGCTGGCCAAGCAGTTTGTTTCGCATATCAACTCAGTATACTGTGGCGAATACGGCTCCGTGTCTTATAATGCGATTGCAATACGTAAAACTATGACATTTCATCGCTCGATCGTCTTCGGCCCTCATGACATACTGAAGGCAAGTGTAGAGGAGATTTCGTCGCGTTCAGGGGTGCCGCTTCCACCTAAGTACCAACCACTTTATGGATCCGAACTCTCAAAGAAGGTATTCGTATTTTCTTACGGATCGCACTCAGAAGCAGAGTTGTTCGATCTGCTAAGGACGAAAGGTAATGAAATTTTTTGCGCATATGATTGGACGTCGGAGGAGGACGTGAGTGCCGTAATGGCAGTCGAACCTGTAGTGCGAGGCATTGGCAAGCCGGTTCTTCTTACTGACGATCCGATAGCTCCCTTCAATTCTCCGGAACTGTTTTCACATGTGAACACGCTGATTCGAGGGCTTGATGTCGGCATTTGGTTCGATCCGCTTGCTTGTCAAAACATCGTTTTTGAGTTTGAAAGTGAAGGCTCGTTAGAGGATTCGAATATAGATCTGCTCAGTGGGCTGTGA
- a CDS encoding DinB family protein: METLPREMVMKAVGMVLAEAYEGPQDPRGTWFVNNAADAGFLPTLDALSAEEASRPPHPGRSTVAAHAGHLRFSLEVSRRWVAGERGPFDWGQSWAVREVDDATWAELRAGIRQEYASFRRALGEAGELDFLAFAGVLGAVAHAAYHLGAVKQMVLELRGAAPSEPAEASTGAA, encoded by the coding sequence ATGGAGACGCTGCCGCGCGAGATGGTGATGAAGGCGGTGGGGATGGTGCTGGCGGAGGCCTACGAGGGGCCGCAGGACCCGCGCGGCACCTGGTTCGTGAACAACGCCGCCGACGCGGGCTTCTTACCCACGCTCGACGCGCTGTCCGCGGAAGAGGCGTCGCGGCCGCCGCACCCGGGGCGCAGCACGGTGGCGGCGCACGCGGGGCACCTGCGCTTCAGCCTGGAGGTGTCGCGGCGCTGGGTGGCGGGCGAGCGCGGGCCGTTCGACTGGGGGCAGAGCTGGGCCGTGCGCGAGGTGGACGACGCCACCTGGGCCGAGCTGCGCGCCGGCATCCGCCAGGAGTACGCGTCGTTCCGCCGCGCGCTCGGCGAGGCGGGAGAGCTCGACTTCCTGGCCTTCGCCGGCGTGCTGGGCGCCGTTGCGCACGCGGCGTATCACCTGGGCGCGGTGAAGCAGATGGTGCTGGAGCTGCGCGGCGCCGCGCCGTCCGAGCCGGCGGAGGCATCCACGGGAGCCGCATGA
- a CDS encoding serine/threonine-protein kinase, whose product MRQPFERALVGRTLAGRYELLGVLGAGGMSVVYEGIDRVLGRPVAVKVVALPAESDEMRDNLRERFRREAASAARIAHHPNVVQVYDYGTDPELDLDFIVMERLRGRDLKQALAAGGVPASEAVRILREAARGLSAGHREGIVHRDVKPANVFLVGEDGRLDYVRVLDFGIAKPLEAEGDDALTLTTAGQLPHSPAYASPEAMDPDGVVTPASDVYQLGLIGYELLTGDRPYSESERKRIRAGEEVPLADTPRWSAVPAPLRAVIARALRLDPAARHPDAAAFADALAQADDATLLHVPDDHTVTAAPPIDAMRAAPASAPPISVPPPVPPEPVSDEPVSIPSPVRPGRPWSPAIWGIPLVLLLLAVAVWTARQRGARGDGAAAAADTGAIAQLHDKFLALEGQAATAVPSRVADTPRAASPDTAPADTMAEVMDAAAVQRVVIDLHAAWSAGDLDRMMSHYAGTVDYYDEPNASRGFVRRKVAETMRAWSTRKITLNRQAAILLRPDLARVLVDKEWDFSGNGRRWWGSMRQELLLRAEDGDWKIVSEKSVEIYRQHQS is encoded by the coding sequence ATGAGGCAGCCGTTCGAGCGGGCGCTGGTGGGACGCACGCTGGCCGGGCGCTACGAGCTGCTCGGCGTGCTGGGCGCGGGCGGGATGAGCGTCGTGTACGAAGGCATCGACCGCGTGCTCGGCCGTCCCGTGGCGGTGAAGGTGGTGGCGCTTCCCGCCGAGAGCGACGAGATGCGCGACAACCTGCGCGAGCGCTTCCGGCGCGAGGCGGCGTCGGCGGCGCGCATCGCCCATCACCCCAACGTGGTGCAGGTCTACGACTACGGGACCGACCCCGAGCTGGACCTGGACTTCATCGTGATGGAGCGGCTGCGCGGGCGCGACCTGAAGCAGGCGCTGGCGGCGGGCGGCGTTCCCGCGTCCGAGGCCGTGCGCATCCTGCGCGAGGCGGCGCGCGGGCTGTCGGCCGGCCACCGCGAGGGGATCGTGCACCGCGACGTGAAGCCGGCCAACGTCTTCCTGGTGGGCGAGGACGGGCGGCTGGACTACGTGCGCGTGCTGGACTTCGGCATCGCCAAGCCGCTGGAGGCCGAGGGCGACGACGCGCTGACGCTGACCACCGCCGGGCAGCTCCCCCACTCGCCGGCGTACGCCTCGCCCGAGGCGATGGACCCGGATGGCGTCGTGACCCCCGCGAGCGACGTGTACCAGCTGGGGCTGATCGGCTACGAGCTGCTGACCGGCGACCGGCCGTACTCGGAGAGCGAGCGCAAGCGCATCCGCGCGGGCGAGGAGGTGCCGCTGGCCGACACCCCGCGCTGGTCCGCCGTCCCCGCGCCGCTGCGCGCGGTGATCGCCCGGGCGCTGCGGCTGGACCCGGCGGCGCGCCATCCCGACGCGGCCGCCTTCGCCGATGCGCTGGCGCAGGCCGACGACGCGACGCTCCTGCACGTCCCCGACGACCACACCGTCACCGCCGCGCCTCCCATCGACGCTATGCGCGCGGCGCCGGCGTCCGCGCCGCCCATCTCCGTCCCCCCGCCCGTGCCGCCGGAGCCGGTGTCGGACGAGCCGGTGTCGATCCCCTCGCCGGTGCGGCCGGGGCGGCCCTGGTCTCCCGCGATCTGGGGCATCCCCCTCGTCCTTCTGCTCCTCGCCGTCGCGGTCTGGACGGCGCGGCAGCGGGGTGCGCGCGGGGACGGCGCCGCGGCGGCCGCGGACACCGGCGCCATCGCGCAGCTCCACGACAAGTTCCTGGCGCTCGAGGGACAGGCCGCCACTGCGGTCCCCTCGCGCGTGGCCGACACGCCGCGCGCCGCATCGCCCGACACGGCGCCGGCCGACACGATGGCCGAGGTGATGGACGCCGCGGCGGTGCAGCGCGTGGTGATCGACCTGCACGCCGCGTGGTCGGCGGGCGACCTGGACCGGATGATGAGCCACTACGCCGGCACGGTCGACTACTACGACGAGCCGAACGCCAGCCGCGGCTTCGTGCGCCGCAAGGTGGCGGAGACGATGCGGGCCTGGTCGACGCGCAAGATCACGCTGAACCGGCAGGCGGCCATCCTGCTGCGGCCCGACCTCGCCCGCGTGCTGGTGGACAAGGAGTGGGACTTCTCCGGCAACGGCCGGCGCTGGTGGGGCTCCATGCGCCAGGAGCTGCTCCTGCGGGCGGAAGACGGGGATTGGAAGATCGTCTCGGAGAAGTCGGTGGAGATCTATCGACAGCATCAGAGCTAG
- a CDS encoding alkaline phosphatase D family protein — translation MTGISRREFLAATAAALGAGLALGDLEAQPHSPRWRERRDLYPQGVASGDPHPDSVILWTRRPPAAESTASRLTVEVAEDPRFARVVARGTAEVSADTDWTCRFLAAGLHPGREYWYRFTDEHGSGSRPGRTLTAPADDDPRPVRFAFVSCQSVTEGACNAYRRMIFEDERRPPEERLGFVLHLGDFIYEVVWYPEDRARRYARRIRGLYRLPNGEKIADLHVPTTLEDYRTTYRAYLLDPDLQDARARWPFVPVWDNHEFSWQGWQSQQVFGGQTRPAQTRKVAANQAWFEFQPARIRKPGDPARDRFSAPPVRDVPLRSFDDHGLGLEPDNLAAIRSLEIYRSFRWGRNVDLIITDNRSYAAQPPDTSAFTRREFHWVEPDNAVEILDSGRAYAGGHPPATIRWDGRDVPNLRRDAPPQSFLGREQKAWFLDRLRRSEAVWKIWGHSFGTLVWRSDFQNLPNGAGPRWPGEGYALFSGSYFVERAEILDVVRDERITGFAVVAGDRHSFWAGTVSADLPPKPFEPLGVEFITGSISASGIFEAAEYSLPKDDPLRALYLHDRPDGTVAPAMNLAALHGVRSALALHETGDVGQALARSNPEVAPHLSFVDLGGHGYATVRASAGELETEFVCIPRPIERSERPDGGPLAYRVVHRVPLWRPGEPPRLIPRVVEGEPPLAMKHPADSAGSNE, via the coding sequence ATGACCGGGATCAGTCGCAGGGAGTTCCTGGCGGCCACGGCCGCCGCGCTCGGCGCCGGGCTGGCGCTGGGCGACCTCGAGGCCCAGCCGCATTCCCCACGGTGGCGCGAGCGGCGCGACCTGTATCCGCAGGGCGTGGCGTCGGGCGACCCGCACCCCGACAGCGTGATCCTGTGGACGCGGCGCCCGCCCGCGGCCGAGTCCACCGCGTCGCGGCTGACGGTGGAGGTGGCGGAGGACCCGCGGTTCGCGCGCGTGGTGGCCCGCGGGACGGCGGAGGTGAGCGCCGATACCGACTGGACCTGCCGCTTCCTGGCCGCCGGGCTCCATCCCGGACGCGAGTACTGGTACCGCTTCACCGACGAGCACGGGAGCGGGAGCCGCCCCGGCCGCACGCTGACCGCGCCGGCGGACGACGATCCGCGGCCGGTGCGCTTCGCCTTCGTCAGCTGCCAGAGCGTGACCGAGGGCGCGTGCAACGCCTATCGCCGCATGATCTTCGAGGACGAGCGCCGGCCGCCGGAGGAGCGGCTCGGCTTCGTGCTGCACCTGGGCGACTTCATCTACGAGGTCGTGTGGTACCCGGAGGACCGGGCGCGGCGGTACGCGCGCCGCATCCGCGGGCTGTACCGGCTGCCGAACGGCGAGAAGATCGCCGACCTGCACGTTCCCACCACGCTGGAGGACTACCGCACCACCTACCGCGCCTACCTCCTCGACCCCGACCTGCAGGACGCGCGGGCGCGCTGGCCCTTCGTTCCCGTGTGGGACAACCACGAGTTCTCGTGGCAGGGATGGCAGAGCCAGCAGGTGTTCGGCGGGCAGACGCGGCCGGCGCAGACCAGGAAGGTGGCGGCGAACCAGGCGTGGTTCGAGTTCCAGCCCGCGCGCATCCGCAAGCCGGGCGACCCCGCGCGCGACCGCTTTTCCGCGCCACCCGTGCGCGACGTGCCGCTGCGGAGCTTCGACGACCACGGGCTGGGGCTGGAGCCCGACAACCTGGCGGCGATCAGGAGCCTGGAGATCTACCGCTCCTTCCGCTGGGGCCGGAACGTCGACCTGATCATCACCGACAACCGCTCGTACGCCGCGCAGCCGCCGGATACGAGCGCGTTCACCCGGCGCGAGTTCCACTGGGTGGAGCCGGACAACGCGGTGGAGATCCTCGATTCCGGCCGGGCGTACGCGGGCGGCCACCCGCCGGCGACCATCCGCTGGGATGGCCGCGACGTTCCCAACCTGCGCCGCGATGCGCCGCCGCAGTCGTTCCTGGGGCGCGAGCAGAAGGCGTGGTTCCTGGACCGGCTGAGGCGCTCGGAGGCGGTGTGGAAGATCTGGGGCCACTCGTTCGGCACGCTGGTGTGGCGCAGCGACTTCCAGAACCTCCCCAACGGCGCCGGCCCGCGCTGGCCGGGCGAGGGCTACGCGCTGTTCAGCGGCAGCTACTTCGTGGAGCGCGCCGAGATCCTGGACGTGGTGCGCGACGAGCGGATCACCGGGTTCGCGGTGGTGGCGGGCGACCGGCACTCGTTCTGGGCGGGCACCGTCTCGGCCGACCTGCCGCCGAAGCCGTTCGAGCCGCTGGGGGTGGAGTTCATCACCGGCTCCATCTCCGCCTCGGGGATCTTCGAGGCCGCCGAGTACTCGCTGCCGAAAGACGACCCGCTGCGGGCACTGTATCTCCACGACCGCCCCGACGGCACGGTGGCACCGGCGATGAACCTGGCCGCGCTGCACGGCGTCCGCTCCGCGCTGGCGCTGCACGAGACGGGCGATGTGGGGCAGGCGCTGGCGCGAAGCAACCCGGAGGTAGCGCCGCATCTCTCCTTCGTGGACCTGGGCGGCCACGGCTACGCGACGGTGCGCGCCAGCGCGGGCGAGCTGGAGACGGAGTTCGTGTGCATCCCCCGCCCCATCGAGCGCAGCGAGCGCCCGGACGGCGGGCCGCTGGCGTACCGCGTGGTCCACCGCGTCCCGCTCTGGCGCCCCGGCGAGCCGCCGCGCCTCATCCCCCGCGTCGTCGAAGGCGAGCCGCCCCTGGCGATGAAGCATCCGGCGGATTCCGCCGGGTCAAACGAGTAA
- a CDS encoding serine hydrolase domain-containing protein, which translates to MADRDVEEALDERLEEIEDSIGDEPTDAAAEMESAAAPRRFSTRRRLVAWGMLGVFALALAYPFFVSPRVRYVFSSVPQIRARDVARAPRTTIPPEALAAAQDIVRKEVRRSGFPGAALAVGERGRVLVETGMGRTRWGRLAPPVDADETLYDLASLTKVVGTTAAVMALVDDGKMSLDDRVSKYLPHFTGGGREKVTIRHLLTHTAGLPAAVPVADEGNAGDRLFDLVAHVELISEPGDDVLYSDVGFVILGLAAANAAHRPLGAYVRDRVWRPLGMLKTRFEPGLGCSVCAPTLTLEDGTPFAGRTNDPFSRELGGITGNAGLFSTGHDVARFAAMMANGGALDGVRIFRESTVRAFMTVQPGAGLRALGWEAFCREGTQPDHKPCKTPPYAIGHTGYTGTSIWIDPRRGIWVVLLSNRTYLPKAPNHIRKVRRQLFNVVTGNAPIPVGAETDTSAERR; encoded by the coding sequence GTGGCGGATCGGGACGTCGAAGAGGCCCTCGACGAGCGGCTCGAGGAGATCGAGGATTCGATCGGCGACGAGCCGACGGACGCGGCGGCGGAGATGGAGTCCGCCGCCGCGCCCCGCCGTTTCTCCACCCGGCGCCGCCTCGTCGCGTGGGGGATGCTGGGGGTCTTCGCGCTTGCCCTCGCGTACCCGTTCTTCGTCTCCCCGCGCGTCCGCTACGTCTTCAGCAGCGTGCCGCAGATCCGCGCGCGCGACGTGGCCCGCGCGCCGCGCACCACCATCCCCCCCGAAGCGCTGGCCGCCGCGCAGGACATCGTGCGCAAGGAGGTGCGGCGCAGCGGCTTTCCCGGCGCCGCGCTGGCCGTCGGCGAGCGCGGCCGCGTCCTGGTGGAGACGGGGATGGGGCGCACCCGCTGGGGCCGCCTGGCGCCGCCCGTCGACGCGGACGAGACGCTGTACGATCTTGCCTCGCTGACCAAGGTCGTCGGCACCACCGCGGCGGTGATGGCGCTGGTGGACGACGGGAAGATGTCGCTCGACGACCGCGTGTCGAAGTACCTCCCGCACTTCACCGGCGGCGGGCGCGAGAAGGTCACCATCCGCCATCTCCTCACCCACACCGCCGGGCTTCCCGCCGCCGTGCCCGTGGCCGACGAGGGGAACGCGGGCGACCGGCTGTTCGACCTCGTCGCCCACGTGGAGCTGATCTCCGAGCCCGGCGACGACGTGCTGTACTCCGACGTCGGCTTCGTCATCCTCGGCCTTGCCGCCGCCAACGCCGCGCACCGCCCGCTCGGCGCGTACGTGCGCGACCGCGTGTGGCGGCCGCTGGGGATGCTGAAGACGCGCTTCGAGCCCGGCCTAGGGTGCTCCGTCTGCGCGCCCACGCTGACGCTGGAGGACGGGACTCCGTTCGCGGGGCGCACCAACGACCCGTTCTCGCGCGAGCTGGGGGGGATCACGGGGAACGCGGGGCTGTTCTCCACCGGGCACGACGTGGCGCGCTTCGCGGCGATGATGGCCAACGGCGGCGCGCTGGACGGCGTGAGGATCTTCCGGGAGAGCACGGTGCGCGCGTTCATGACGGTGCAGCCGGGCGCGGGGCTGCGCGCGCTGGGGTGGGAGGCGTTCTGCCGCGAGGGGACCCAGCCGGACCACAAGCCGTGCAAGACGCCGCCGTACGCCATCGGCCACACCGGCTACACGGGAACGTCGATCTGGATCGACCCGCGGCGGGGGATCTGGGTGGTGCTGCTCTCCAACCGCACCTACCTGCCGAAGGCGCCCAACCACATCCGCAAGGTGCGCCGCCAGCTCTTCAACGTGGTGACCGGCAACGCCCCCATCCCCGTCGGCGCCGAGACGGACACCAGCGCCGAGCGGCGGTAA
- a CDS encoding dienelactone hydrolase family protein, protein MDTDRETLVRVPGGGVALEGNLAVPEGAHGVVLFAHGSGSSRHSSRNRYVAAELRRAGLGTLLIDLLTGDEEAVDIRTRHLRFDIGLLAERLVGATDWLAEQTETRGLPVGLFGASTGGGAALVAAAERPERVGAVVSRGGRPDLAGEALPRVRAPTLLIVGGDDLPVIGLNRAAFAALRCTKEMEIVPGATHLFEEPGALERVAELAAGWFTHYLGDGHPSHFESPAAESRFRA, encoded by the coding sequence ATGGACACCGACCGGGAGACGCTCGTCCGCGTGCCGGGGGGCGGGGTGGCGCTGGAGGGGAACCTCGCCGTGCCGGAGGGCGCGCACGGCGTGGTGCTGTTCGCGCACGGCAGCGGGAGCAGCCGCCACAGCTCGCGCAACCGCTACGTGGCCGCCGAGCTGCGCCGCGCGGGCCTCGGCACGCTGCTGATCGACCTGCTGACAGGGGACGAGGAGGCGGTGGACATCCGCACGCGCCACCTCCGCTTCGACATCGGGCTGCTGGCGGAGCGGCTGGTGGGCGCGACGGACTGGCTGGCCGAGCAGACGGAGACGCGCGGACTCCCCGTCGGCCTGTTCGGCGCGAGCACGGGCGGCGGCGCGGCGCTCGTGGCGGCGGCGGAGCGGCCGGAGCGCGTCGGCGCGGTGGTGTCGCGTGGCGGGCGGCCGGACCTGGCGGGCGAGGCGCTGCCGCGGGTGCGCGCGCCCACGCTGCTGATCGTCGGCGGCGACGACCTCCCCGTGATCGGCCTCAACCGCGCGGCGTTCGCGGCGCTGCGGTGCACCAAGGAGATGGAGATCGTCCCCGGCGCCACGCACCTGTTCGAGGAGCCCGGCGCCCTGGAGCGCGTGGCCGAGCTCGCCGCGGGATGGTTCACGCACTACCTGGGAGATGGGCATCCCTCGCACTTCGAGTCACCCGCTGCCGAATCCCGCTTCCGCGCGTAG
- a CDS encoding phosphoribosyltransferase yields MFPFETEIAGRYHDRHDAGRTLARLLMDHAGARDVLVLALPRGGVPVGYEVARALGAPLDIFLVRKLGVPGHEELAMGAIASGGVRVLNPRVVDQLGIPRSAIDRVAEREQAELERRERAYRGDRPAPRVEGCDVILVDDGLATGSTMRAAAAALKAMRPRRLVVAVPVAAAETCDELRAEVDAVVCALTPEPFYAVGLWYEDFSQTTDEEVRELLAAAQEG; encoded by the coding sequence ATGTTTCCATTCGAGACGGAGATCGCGGGGCGCTACCACGACCGCCACGACGCGGGGCGGACGCTCGCGCGGCTGCTGATGGACCACGCGGGCGCGCGCGACGTGCTCGTCCTGGCGCTCCCCCGCGGCGGGGTGCCGGTGGGGTACGAGGTGGCGCGCGCGCTGGGCGCCCCGCTCGACATCTTCCTGGTCCGCAAGCTGGGCGTCCCGGGCCACGAGGAGCTGGCGATGGGCGCCATCGCGTCCGGCGGCGTGCGCGTGCTGAACCCGCGCGTGGTCGACCAGCTCGGCATCCCCCGGAGCGCCATCGACCGCGTGGCCGAGCGCGAGCAGGCGGAGCTGGAGCGCCGCGAGCGCGCCTACCGCGGCGACCGCCCGGCGCCCCGCGTGGAGGGGTGCGACGTGATCCTGGTGGACGACGGCCTGGCCACGGGCTCCACCATGCGCGCGGCCGCCGCGGCGCTGAAGGCCATGCGCCCGCGGCGCCTCGTCGTGGCCGTCCCCGTGGCCGCGGCGGAGACGTGCGACGAGCTGCGCGCGGAGGTCGACGCGGTGGTGTGCGCGCTGACGCCGGAGCCGTTCTACGCGGTGGGGCTGTGGTACGAGGACTTCTCGCAGACCACGGACGAGGAGGTGCGCGAGCTCCTCGCCGCGGCGCAGGAGGGGTGA
- a CDS encoding HEAT repeat domain-containing protein — protein sequence MTAIRKQLLEIFAGDEPDYERAAAMGPSALPVLRKMVGENSDLAAQAVCVAGLQGSRDALEIIAIVARSDDADLRTSAAGALGDFAVSCKSSDDLDSAFELLTPLLDDPSPTVRRFAQRAAAAFPDGAHHHAGRNAGS from the coding sequence ATGACAGCGATCCGGAAGCAGCTTCTCGAAATATTCGCGGGCGACGAGCCCGACTACGAGCGTGCTGCGGCCATGGGACCTTCGGCTCTGCCCGTTCTCCGTAAGATGGTCGGGGAGAACTCGGATCTCGCTGCACAGGCGGTATGCGTCGCCGGGCTTCAGGGTTCGCGCGATGCGCTTGAGATCATCGCGATCGTCGCCCGCAGCGACGACGCTGATTTGCGCACCTCCGCCGCGGGGGCGCTCGGGGACTTCGCGGTGAGCTGCAAGTCGAGCGATGATCTCGACAGCGCGTTCGAGTTGCTCACGCCGCTGCTCGACGATCCGAGTCCGACCGTTCGCCGCTTTGCCCAGCGCGCGGCTGCGGCGTTCCCGGACGGCGCACATCACCACGCAGGGCGGAACGCCGGCTCCTGA
- a CDS encoding lysophospholipid acyltransferase family protein, translating to MIRTLWTFAVTLAVLMWWGPVVIVESLRGRRPAAWYSMITRRWARSTIWASGCPIVVHGAGNVREGVPQVVASNHISWFDVFALASVIEVPYHFVAKKELMKVPLFGRAMEAAEHITIDRSNREAAIESLKLAGEKIRHSPGAVVIFPEGTRSRTGRLIPFKKGAFVLAAESRVAIVPTAITGSFEIMRKGSWRISQRTIHIHFLPPIPPEEVTALAATSTEALMDAVRARIAAVVDEGEPVAA from the coding sequence GTGATCCGCACCCTGTGGACCTTCGCCGTCACGCTGGCGGTGCTGATGTGGTGGGGCCCGGTGGTGATCGTCGAGTCGCTGCGCGGCCGCCGTCCCGCCGCCTGGTATTCGATGATCACCCGCCGCTGGGCGCGCTCGACGATCTGGGCCAGCGGCTGTCCCATCGTGGTCCACGGCGCCGGGAACGTGCGCGAGGGCGTGCCGCAGGTGGTGGCATCGAACCACATCTCCTGGTTCGACGTGTTCGCGCTGGCCTCGGTGATCGAGGTGCCCTACCACTTCGTGGCCAAGAAGGAGCTGATGAAGGTGCCGCTCTTCGGCCGGGCGATGGAGGCGGCGGAGCACATCACCATCGACCGCTCCAACCGCGAGGCGGCCATCGAGAGCCTGAAGCTGGCGGGCGAGAAGATCCGCCACAGCCCGGGCGCGGTGGTGATCTTCCCCGAGGGCACGCGGTCGAGGACGGGGCGGCTGATCCCGTTCAAGAAGGGCGCGTTCGTGCTGGCGGCCGAGTCGCGCGTGGCCATCGTTCCCACGGCCATCACCGGCAGCTTCGAGATCATGCGCAAGGGCTCGTGGCGCATCAGCCAGCGCACCATCCACATCCACTTCCTCCCCCCCATCCCGCCCGAGGAAGTCACCGCGCTCGCGGCCACCAGCACCGAGGCGCTGATGGACGCCGTCCGCGCCCGCATCGCCGCCGTCGTGGACGAGGGCGAGCCGGTGGCGGCATGA